Proteins from a single region of Pseudomonas fulva:
- a CDS encoding thiamine pyrophosphate-requiring protein — MSMTVADFIVERLHQWGVRRIYGYPGDGINGVFGALAKTEGKIRFIQARHEEMAAFMAAADAKFSGDLGVCIATSGPGAAHLLTGLYDARMDHMPVLAIVGQQARNALGGHYQQEVDLLSMFKDVAGAFVQQASAPSQVRHLVDRSIRTALGDRRVTAIILPNDLQTLPYEEPPREHGTLHSGVGYSRPHVVPYDADLQRAAEVLNAGKKVAILIGAGALGAAREVTDVADVLGAGVAKALLGKAALPDDLPWVTGSIGLLGTKPSYQMMNECDTLLMIGSGFPYAEFLPKEGQARAVQIDIQADMLGLRYPMEVNLQGDAADTLRALLPLLERKTLRTWRKRIERWTAQWQTTLKRRALASASPINPQRVAYELSPRLPDRAVVTSDSGSCANWFARDVKMREDMLCSLSGGLASMGAAVPYAIAAKFAHPDRPVVALVGDGAMQMNNMAELITVAKYWHEWQDKRWICAVFNNEDLNQVTWEQRVMEGDPKFSASQDIPSVAYHQFAESIGLKGIYVDREEDVAGAWEQALAADRPVVIEFKTDPDVPPLPPHITLAQAKAFASTLWQGDPNQGGILRQATKQVLGSILPGKRRG; from the coding sequence ATGAGCATGACCGTCGCAGATTTCATCGTCGAACGCCTCCATCAATGGGGCGTACGACGCATCTATGGCTATCCGGGGGATGGCATCAACGGCGTATTCGGCGCCCTGGCCAAGACCGAGGGCAAGATCCGTTTCATCCAGGCGCGCCATGAGGAAATGGCCGCCTTCATGGCAGCGGCCGATGCCAAGTTCTCCGGGGACCTGGGCGTGTGCATCGCCACCTCGGGCCCGGGCGCGGCCCATCTGCTCACCGGCTTGTACGATGCGCGCATGGACCATATGCCGGTGCTGGCCATCGTTGGCCAGCAGGCACGCAACGCCCTGGGCGGGCATTACCAGCAGGAGGTGGACCTGCTGTCGATGTTCAAGGACGTGGCCGGGGCCTTCGTGCAGCAGGCCAGCGCGCCGTCCCAGGTCCGCCACCTGGTCGACCGCAGTATCCGCACCGCCCTGGGCGATCGCCGGGTGACGGCGATCATCCTGCCCAACGACCTGCAGACCCTGCCCTACGAGGAACCGCCCCGCGAGCACGGCACCCTGCATTCCGGTGTCGGTTACAGCCGGCCGCACGTGGTGCCCTATGACGCCGATTTGCAGCGCGCCGCGGAGGTGCTCAATGCCGGCAAGAAGGTGGCGATCCTGATCGGCGCAGGCGCATTGGGCGCCGCCAGGGAGGTTACCGACGTGGCCGATGTGCTGGGTGCAGGCGTGGCCAAGGCGCTGCTCGGCAAGGCGGCGCTGCCTGACGACCTGCCCTGGGTGACCGGCTCCATCGGCCTGCTGGGCACCAAGCCCAGTTACCAGATGATGAACGAGTGCGACACCCTGCTGATGATCGGCTCGGGCTTTCCTTATGCCGAATTCCTCCCCAAGGAAGGCCAGGCACGCGCCGTGCAGATCGACATCCAGGCGGACATGCTCGGCTTGCGCTACCCCATGGAGGTCAACCTGCAGGGCGATGCCGCCGATACCTTGCGGGCGTTGCTGCCGCTGCTCGAACGCAAGACGCTGCGCACCTGGCGCAAGCGCATCGAGCGCTGGACGGCGCAGTGGCAGACCACCCTGAAGCGCCGCGCCCTGGCCTCTGCCTCGCCGATCAACCCGCAGCGGGTCGCCTACGAGCTGTCGCCGCGGCTGCCCGACCGCGCCGTGGTGACCAGCGATTCCGGCTCCTGCGCCAACTGGTTCGCCCGTGACGTGAAGATGCGCGAGGACATGCTCTGCTCGCTGTCCGGCGGCTTGGCGTCGATGGGCGCTGCGGTGCCCTATGCGATTGCCGCCAAGTTCGCCCACCCGGATCGCCCGGTGGTGGCGCTGGTCGGTGATGGCGCGATGCAGATGAACAACATGGCCGAGCTGATCACCGTGGCCAAGTATTGGCACGAGTGGCAGGACAAGCGCTGGATCTGCGCGGTGTTCAACAACGAAGACCTCAACCAGGTGACCTGGGAGCAGCGGGTGATGGAGGGCGACCCGAAGTTTTCGGCGTCCCAGGATATTCCCAGCGTGGCCTACCACCAGTTCGCCGAGTCCATCGGCCTGAAGGGCATCTACGTCGACCGTGAAGAGGATGTGGCGGGCGCCTGGGAGCAGGCGCTGGCGGCTGATCGCCCGGTGGTGATCGAGTTCAAGACCGACCCGGACGTGCCGCCATTGCCGCCGCACATCACCCTGGCCCAGGCCAAGGCCTTCGCGTCGACCTTGTGGCAGGGCGATCCGAACCAGGGCGGCATCCTGCGCCAGGCCACCAAGCAGGTGCTGGGTTCGATCCTGCCGGGCAAGCGTCGCGGTTAG
- a CDS encoding YgaP-like transmembrane domain, giving the protein MVAFEPQSQPERQGPAPQNVRGWERLLSIGGGLLLAVLGASKHGQQGKRQLSVGGLLLLRGLSGHCSVKSAVDDPLAEIRYLRARVQRLQELVLMAEEVAERTQAAPVVPVAVAPAPVPPAPMDPGSPIADEFASREQSR; this is encoded by the coding sequence ATGGTCGCCTTCGAACCGCAATCGCAACCCGAACGACAGGGCCCGGCACCCCAGAACGTAAGAGGCTGGGAGCGCCTGTTGTCCATCGGTGGCGGGCTGCTGCTGGCCGTGCTGGGCGCCAGCAAGCATGGCCAACAGGGCAAGCGGCAGTTGAGCGTCGGCGGCTTGCTGCTGTTGCGCGGGCTGAGCGGACATTGCAGCGTGAAGAGCGCGGTGGACGACCCGCTGGCCGAGATCCGCTACCTGCGTGCCCGCGTGCAGCGCTTGCAGGAGCTGGTGCTGATGGCCGAGGAAGTGGCCGAGCGCACCCAGGCAGCCCCGGTGGTGCCCGTTGCCGTTGCCCCGGCGCCGGTCCCGCCTGCGCCAATGGATCCGGGCTCGCCGATCGCCGACGAATTCGCCAGCCGCGAACAGAGCCGCTAG
- a CDS encoding helix-turn-helix domain-containing protein has translation MDNDSKDRPHKRPARIISGHWQHDAQEQLRARIQAEQSHTDELEALANIARSTIADLENPDAAPSPDRLREAARQLAALRDTLNNYSGHAAHSVDRFARQHPLWLAAGGLAAGLLVSGVLCKRRSRKDGYPQGGALR, from the coding sequence ATGGACAACGACAGCAAAGACCGCCCGCACAAGCGCCCTGCCAGGATCATTTCCGGGCACTGGCAGCACGATGCCCAGGAGCAGCTGCGCGCCCGCATCCAGGCCGAGCAGTCGCATACCGATGAACTGGAAGCCCTGGCGAACATCGCCCGCTCCACCATCGCCGACCTGGAAAACCCCGATGCCGCGCCATCGCCGGATCGCCTGCGCGAGGCCGCACGCCAGCTCGCCGCCCTGCGCGACACCCTGAACAACTACAGCGGCCATGCGGCGCACAGCGTCGACCGCTTTGCCCGCCAACACCCACTATGGCTGGCAGCCGGCGGCCTGGCGGCAGGCCTCCTGGTCAGCGGCGTGCTGTGCAAACGCCGCAGCCGCAAGGACGGCTACCCACAAGGAGGAGCGCTGCGATGA
- a CDS encoding phage holin family protein, protein MNDDPRHPPLEPSLLGLLRQLTREVQTLFTKELALAKVELNASLQATKTGIAAVAGGAIVLLCGVLMLLLAAVYGLSEVMPPWAAALIVGVVVIIIGLIMLKIGQQKFAPSQLTPERTLDSLQKDKEAVQRQMS, encoded by the coding sequence ATGAACGATGATCCCCGGCACCCGCCACTGGAGCCATCCCTGCTCGGCCTGCTGCGCCAGCTGACCCGGGAAGTACAGACGCTGTTCACCAAGGAACTGGCGCTGGCCAAGGTCGAGCTCAACGCCTCGCTGCAAGCCACCAAGACCGGTATCGCGGCGGTCGCCGGTGGCGCCATCGTGCTGCTGTGCGGCGTACTGATGCTGCTGCTCGCCGCCGTCTATGGCCTCAGCGAGGTGATGCCGCCGTGGGCGGCCGCGCTGATCGTCGGCGTGGTGGTCATCATCATCGGCCTGATCATGCTCAAGATCGGCCAGCAGAAATTCGCCCCTTCCCAACTCACCCCCGAGCGCACCCTGGATTCCTTGCAGAAAGACAAGGAAGCGGTGCAGAGGCAGATGTCATGA
- a CDS encoding DUF3618 domain-containing protein has translation MSANSSIAAESRKPPEVLEQEIDQQRDRIDALIDAVEARLKPQRLIDQALAYGRESGGLEMAERLGQTLKANPVPVAMTAIGLAWLAVEQTRRHAPKAPEPDLPDDHESLAEAVHNARQSLEQGTQAARRKLHDLADGASAATAQVKQSADAVGRAVHRHPWAFAAAGLAVGALAGLLGTGRQRSPEADIARETYVVPDIEAGFEELAEELDDEPPFRPGAI, from the coding sequence ATGAGTGCCAATAGCAGCATTGCCGCCGAATCGCGCAAGCCACCGGAAGTTCTCGAGCAGGAAATCGATCAGCAACGTGATCGTATCGACGCCCTTATCGATGCCGTGGAAGCACGCCTGAAACCACAACGACTGATCGACCAGGCGCTGGCCTACGGCCGTGAGAGTGGCGGCCTGGAGATGGCCGAGCGCCTGGGGCAGACCCTCAAGGCCAACCCGGTTCCCGTGGCCATGACCGCCATCGGCCTGGCGTGGCTGGCCGTGGAGCAGACCCGCCGGCACGCCCCGAAGGCGCCGGAGCCTGACCTGCCGGACGATCACGAATCCCTGGCCGAGGCCGTGCACAACGCCAGGCAGTCGCTGGAACAAGGTACCCAGGCCGCCCGGCGCAAGCTGCATGACCTGGCCGACGGCGCCAGCGCCGCGACGGCGCAAGTCAAGCAGAGCGCGGATGCCGTAGGCCGGGCCGTGCACCGCCACCCCTGGGCCTTCGCCGCAGCCGGCTTGGCAGTGGGCGCGCTAGCCGGCCTGCTGGGCACCGGCCGCCAGCGTTCGCCTGAGGCGGACATCGCGCGGGAAACCTACGTGGTACCGGATATCGAAGCCGGTTTCGAGGAACTGGCCGAGGAGCTGGATGACGAGCCCCCCTTCCGCCCTGGCGCCATCTGA
- the rdgC gene encoding recombination-associated protein RdgC, with amino-acid sequence MWFRNLLVYRLTQDVDFDTEKLQAALAAKPARPCASQELATYGFVAPFGKGEDAPLVHESQGFLLISARKEERILPGSVVKDAVKEKVDEIESEQMRKVYKKEREQIKDEIVQAFLPRAFIRKSATFAAIAPAQGLIIVNASSPKRAEDLLSTLREAIGSLPVRPLTVKIAPSATMTDWVKAQQAAADFHVLDECELRDTHEDGGIVRCKRQDLTGEEVQLHMSSGKQVTQLSLAWQDKLSFVLDDKLVVKRLKFEDLLQEQAEQDGGDDDLSQQDASFTLMMLTLIEFLPALFEALGGEDTPQGL; translated from the coding sequence ATGTGGTTTCGCAACCTGCTGGTCTACCGCCTTACCCAGGACGTCGACTTCGACACCGAAAAACTGCAGGCCGCACTGGCCGCCAAGCCGGCCCGCCCCTGCGCCAGCCAGGAACTGGCCACCTATGGCTTCGTCGCCCCGTTCGGCAAGGGTGAAGACGCGCCGCTGGTGCACGAGAGCCAGGGCTTCCTGCTGATCTCGGCGCGCAAGGAAGAACGCATCCTGCCCGGCAGCGTGGTCAAGGACGCCGTCAAGGAAAAGGTCGACGAGATCGAAAGCGAGCAGATGCGCAAGGTCTACAAGAAGGAACGCGAGCAGATCAAGGACGAGATCGTCCAGGCCTTCCTGCCCCGCGCCTTTATCCGCAAGTCGGCGACCTTCGCCGCCATCGCGCCGGCCCAGGGCCTGATCATCGTCAACGCCTCCAGCCCCAAGCGTGCCGAAGACCTGCTGTCGACCCTGCGTGAAGCCATCGGCTCGCTGCCGGTACGCCCGCTGACCGTGAAGATCGCCCCGAGCGCGACCATGACCGATTGGGTCAAGGCCCAGCAGGCTGCCGCCGACTTCCACGTGCTGGACGAATGCGAACTGCGCGACACCCACGAGGATGGCGGCATCGTGCGCTGCAAGCGTCAGGACCTGACCGGCGAAGAGGTGCAGCTGCACATGAGCTCGGGCAAGCAGGTCACCCAGCTGTCCCTGGCCTGGCAGGACAAGTTGTCCTTCGTGCTCGACGACAAGCTGGTGGTCAAGCGCCTGAAGTTCGAAGACCTGCTGCAGGAGCAGGCCGAGCAGGATGGCGGCGACGACGACCTGAGCCAGCAGGACGCCAGCTTCACGCTGATGATGCTGACCCTGATCGAGTTCCTGCCGGCACTGTTCGAAGCCCTGGGCGGCGAAGACACCCCACAAGGGCTCTAA
- a CDS encoding bile acid:sodium symporter family protein has protein sequence MSALIALSRFVGNTFAIWVLLFAVLAFMIPGAFLPLTAFIVPLLGLIMFGMGLTLKTEDFREVARHPLRVLVGVLAQFIIMPGMAWLLCQLFALPPEIAVGVILVGCCPGGTASNVITWFAKGDVALSVGITAVTTLLAPIVTPALIWLLASEWLPVSFWAMFSSILQMVLLPIVLGLVAQRLLGERVKLAVEVLPLVSVVSIVAIVAAVVAASQAKIAESGLIIMAVVMLHNTLGLGLGYLAGVLTGMPLAQRKTLSIEVGMQNSGLGAALASAHFSPLAAVPSALFSVWHNLSGALLATVLRRIKDERDK, from the coding sequence ATGTCCGCCCTGATCGCCCTCAGCCGCTTCGTCGGCAACACCTTTGCCATCTGGGTTCTGCTGTTCGCCGTGTTGGCGTTCATGATCCCTGGCGCATTTCTACCGCTTACGGCATTCATCGTGCCACTGCTCGGGTTGATCATGTTCGGCATGGGTCTGACCCTGAAGACCGAGGACTTCCGAGAGGTAGCTCGGCATCCGCTGCGCGTGCTGGTCGGCGTGCTCGCCCAGTTCATCATCATGCCGGGCATGGCCTGGCTGCTCTGCCAGCTGTTCGCTCTGCCGCCGGAAATTGCCGTTGGCGTGATCCTGGTCGGCTGCTGCCCGGGCGGCACCGCCTCCAACGTGATCACCTGGTTCGCCAAGGGCGACGTGGCGCTGTCCGTCGGCATCACCGCGGTGACCACCTTGCTGGCGCCGATCGTCACCCCGGCACTGATCTGGCTGCTGGCCTCGGAGTGGCTGCCGGTGTCGTTCTGGGCGATGTTCAGCTCGATCCTGCAGATGGTGCTGCTGCCGATCGTCCTCGGCCTGGTGGCCCAGCGCCTGCTGGGCGAGCGGGTCAAGCTGGCGGTCGAGGTGCTGCCGCTGGTATCGGTGGTGTCCATCGTCGCCATCGTCGCCGCGGTGGTGGCGGCCAGCCAGGCGAAGATCGCCGAATCGGGCCTGATCATCATGGCCGTGGTGATGCTGCACAATACCCTCGGCCTGGGCCTCGGTTATCTGGCCGGCGTGTTGACCGGCATGCCGCTGGCGCAGCGCAAGACGCTGTCCATCGAGGTCGGCATGCAGAACTCCGGGCTTGGCGCGGCCCTTGCCAGCGCACACTTCTCGCCATTGGCGGCGGTGCCCAGCGCGCTGTTCAGTGTGTGGCACAACCTCTCCGGCGCGCTGCTAGCGACCGTGCTGCGCCGCATCAAGGATGAGCGCGACAAGTAA
- the sugE gene encoding quaternary ammonium compound efflux SMR transporter SugE, which yields MSWIILFFAGLFEVGWAVGLKYTDGFTRPLPTVLTIAAMLVSLGLLGLAMKELPLGTAYAIWTGVGAVGTVIAGIILFGESMALVRLASVALIICGLVGLKMSHG from the coding sequence ATGTCCTGGATCATCCTGTTCTTCGCCGGCCTGTTCGAGGTCGGCTGGGCCGTCGGCCTGAAGTACACCGACGGCTTCACCCGCCCGCTTCCCACCGTGCTGACCATCGCCGCCATGCTGGTCAGCCTGGGCCTGCTCGGCCTGGCCATGAAGGAACTGCCCCTGGGCACCGCCTACGCCATCTGGACCGGTGTGGGCGCCGTGGGCACAGTGATCGCCGGGATCATCCTGTTCGGCGAGTCCATGGCGCTGGTCCGCCTGGCCAGCGTGGCGCTGATCATCTGCGGCCTGGTCGGCTTGAAGATGAGCCACGGCTGA
- a CDS encoding MFS transporter, whose product MSQQSQFALLKSRRFLPFFITQLLGAFNDNIFKQSLILAILFKLNLDTDRDLLVNVAAMLFILPFFLFSALGGQFGEKFAKDLLIRRLKFFEIFIMAVGAAGVLLGNLTLMLAVLFTMGLQSALFGPVKYSILPQALKPEELVGGNALVEMGTFLAILAGTIGAGLMLTSAHYGVIVAASVVLVAMLGYLSARGIPQASAALPDLTLDWNIFRQTWLTLRMGLTQPKAVSRSLVGNSWFWFLGAVYLTQIPAYSKEWLHGDESVVTLILTVFSVGIALGSMLCERMSGRKVEIGLVPFGSIGLSVFGILLWWASGGIPEAAQPYDWLALLGFGHAWWVLASILGIGVFGGFYIVPLYALIQSRTAENERARVIAANNILNAAFMVVSAVVSILFLSVAGLSIPQLFLVISLMNVAVNSYIFKIVPEFTMRFLIWMLGHSMYRVSHKGLDSIPEEGPAVLVCNHVSFVDALLIGGAVRRPVRFVMYYRIYNLPVLNFIFRTAGTVPIAGRSEDLLVFDAAFKRIGEYLRDGELVCIFPEGKLTADGEIDEFKAGVERILQDYPVPVIPMALGGLWGSFFSRDPRKGLFRRFWSRVDLVVGAPIEATAATRQVLQAEVQALRGDNR is encoded by the coding sequence ATGAGTCAGCAATCGCAATTCGCTCTGCTGAAAAGCCGGCGCTTCCTGCCGTTCTTCATCACCCAGCTGCTCGGTGCATTCAACGACAACATCTTCAAGCAGTCGTTGATCCTGGCGATTCTCTTCAAGCTCAACCTCGACACGGATCGCGACCTGCTGGTCAACGTCGCCGCCATGCTGTTCATCCTGCCGTTCTTCCTGTTTTCCGCCCTTGGCGGCCAGTTCGGCGAGAAGTTCGCCAAGGACCTGCTGATCCGTCGGCTGAAGTTCTTCGAGATTTTCATCATGGCCGTCGGTGCGGCGGGTGTGCTGCTCGGCAACCTGACGCTGATGCTCGCGGTGCTGTTCACCATGGGCCTGCAATCGGCGCTGTTCGGCCCGGTGAAGTACTCGATCCTGCCCCAGGCGCTCAAGCCCGAAGAGCTGGTCGGCGGCAACGCGCTGGTGGAAATGGGCACCTTCCTGGCGATCCTGGCCGGCACCATCGGCGCCGGTCTCATGCTCACCAGTGCGCATTACGGGGTGATCGTCGCCGCCTCGGTGGTGCTGGTGGCGATGCTCGGCTACCTGTCGGCCCGCGGCATTCCACAGGCCAGTGCGGCGCTGCCGGACCTGACCCTGGACTGGAACATCTTCCGGCAGACCTGGCTGACCCTGCGCATGGGCCTGACGCAACCCAAGGCGGTGTCGCGCTCGCTGGTCGGCAACTCGTGGTTCTGGTTTCTCGGCGCGGTGTACCTGACGCAGATCCCGGCCTATTCGAAGGAGTGGCTGCACGGCGACGAGAGCGTGGTGACGCTGATCCTTACCGTATTCTCGGTGGGCATCGCCCTGGGCTCGATGCTTTGCGAACGGATGAGCGGACGCAAGGTGGAGATCGGCCTGGTGCCGTTCGGCTCCATCGGCCTGTCGGTGTTCGGTATTCTGCTGTGGTGGGCGTCGGGGGGCATTCCCGAGGCGGCGCAGCCCTACGACTGGCTGGCGCTGCTGGGCTTCGGCCACGCCTGGTGGGTGCTGGCCTCGATTCTCGGCATCGGCGTGTTCGGTGGTTTCTACATCGTGCCGCTGTATGCGCTGATCCAGTCGCGCACCGCCGAGAACGAGCGGGCGCGGGTGATCGCCGCCAACAACATCCTCAATGCGGCGTTCATGGTGGTATCGGCAGTGGTGTCGATCCTGTTCCTCAGCGTCGCCGGGCTGTCGATTCCCCAGCTGTTCCTGGTCATCTCGCTGATGAACGTGGCAGTGAACAGCTACATCTTCAAGATCGTCCCCGAATTCACCATGCGCTTCCTGATCTGGATGCTCGGCCACTCCATGTACCGGGTGTCGCACAAGGGCCTCGACTCGATTCCGGAAGAGGGGCCGGCGGTGCTGGTGTGCAACCACGTGTCGTTCGTCGATGCGCTGCTGATCGGCGGTGCGGTGCGCCGGCCGGTGCGCTTCGTCATGTACTACAGGATCTACAACCTGCCGGTGCTCAACTTCATCTTCCGCACCGCCGGTACGGTGCCGATCGCCGGGCGTAGCGAGGACCTGCTGGTGTTCGATGCGGCGTTCAAGCGCATCGGCGAGTACCTGCGCGACGGCGAGCTGGTGTGCATCTTCCCCGAGGGCAAGCTGACCGCCGACGGCGAGATCGACGAGTTCAAGGCGGGCGTCGAGCGCATCCTCCAGGATTACCCGGTGCCGGTGATTCCCATGGCGCTGGGCGGCTTGTGGGGCAGTTTCTTCAGCCGTGATCCGCGCAAGGGCCTGTTCCGCCGCTTCTGGTCGCGGGTCGACCTGGTGGTGGGCGCGCCCATCGAGGCAACGGCGGCGACCCGCCAGGTGTTGCAGGCCGAGGTGCAGGCCCTGCGTGGGGATAATCGCTGA
- a CDS encoding LysR family transcriptional regulator: MDRWQAMRVFVKVAETGSFASTARQLHMSAPAVTRIVAGLEDLIGARLLVRTTRSVKTTDAGSRYLQDCRRILADIAEAELAAAGHYAEPSGTLAVTAASMFGHLHVLPLVLDYLDAYPGMHARTFFVDRPVNIVDEGIDVAVRIGHLADSGFTAIQVGSVRRVICAAPSYLAKYGVPTTPAELKHHRIAVSQSAWASPEWRFAEGQRVLVDPVLQCNTNESAIATARAGWGLTRVLHYQVGQALQEGALQIVLDGFEEPPLPIHVLYPEGRQAPAKVRAFVDLAVARLRGNPLFN; the protein is encoded by the coding sequence ATGGATCGTTGGCAGGCAATGCGGGTATTCGTAAAGGTCGCGGAGACGGGCAGTTTCGCCAGTACCGCGCGGCAGCTGCACATGAGCGCGCCGGCGGTGACACGCATCGTCGCCGGCCTCGAGGACCTGATCGGCGCACGGCTGCTGGTGCGCACCACGCGCTCGGTGAAGACCACCGATGCGGGCAGTCGCTACCTGCAGGACTGCCGGCGCATTCTCGCCGACATCGCCGAGGCGGAACTGGCCGCGGCCGGCCATTACGCCGAGCCGTCCGGCACCCTGGCCGTCACCGCGGCGTCGATGTTCGGCCACCTGCACGTGCTGCCCCTGGTGCTCGATTACCTGGATGCCTATCCGGGCATGCACGCACGGACCTTTTTCGTCGACCGCCCGGTGAACATCGTCGATGAGGGCATCGACGTGGCAGTGCGTATCGGTCACCTGGCGGACTCGGGCTTCACCGCCATCCAGGTCGGCTCGGTGCGCCGGGTGATCTGTGCGGCGCCGTCCTACCTCGCGAAATATGGCGTACCGACCACGCCCGCCGAGCTGAAACACCACCGTATCGCCGTTTCGCAGAGCGCCTGGGCCTCGCCGGAGTGGCGCTTTGCCGAGGGCCAACGGGTGCTCGTCGATCCGGTGCTGCAGTGCAACACCAACGAATCGGCCATCGCCACGGCGCGCGCTGGCTGGGGGCTGACCCGGGTGCTGCACTATCAGGTCGGCCAGGCGTTGCAGGAGGGCGCCCTGCAGATCGTGCTCGATGGCTTCGAGGAGCCGCCGCTGCCGATCCACGTGCTGTATCCCGAAGGCCGCCAGGCGCCGGCCAAGGTACGCGCCTTCGTCGACCTGGCGGTGGCGCGGCTGCGCGGCAACCCGCTGTTCAACTGA